A section of the Melopsittacus undulatus isolate bMelUnd1 chromosome 3, bMelUnd1.mat.Z, whole genome shotgun sequence genome encodes:
- the GTF3C6 gene encoding general transcription factor 3C polypeptide 6 isoform X1 produces MAAVAAAAGMEEHDEEEEEVEEQLVMVELSGIIDSDFLEKCENKCKILGIETEKPILQVDRYVFAGEYEDTLGTCVVFEENTEHDAEGNQKVQLKYKCHTVKKLNMTRTLLTEKKEGEENVDGVEWLQIKDRDFSYSRPNTICSFLREKDSEESAQAHDKLTEELEGEVSGGGNSDTNCDLEKQQSLEMDVSIPLPDSPASGAEDSPSGSVALDDAPP; encoded by the exons ATGGCGGCggtagcagcagcagcgggCATGGAGGAGCAcgatgaagaggaagaagaagtgGAG GAGCAACTGGTGATGGTGGAACTGTCAGGAATTATTGATTCAGACTTCCTagagaaatgtgaaaacaaGTGCAAGATTCTG GGAATAGAGACAGAGAAACCCATTTTACAAGTGGACAGATATGTATTTGCAGGAGAATATGAAG ATACCCTGGGAACCTGTGTGGTTTTTGAAGAGAACACAGAGCATG ATGCAGAAGGCAACCAAAAAGTACAGCTGAAATACAAGTGCCACACAGTGAAGAAGTTGAACATGACGCGGACACTTTtgacagaaaagaaggaaggagaagagaacGTTG aTGGAGTGGAGTGGTTACAGATCAAGGACAGGGATTTTTCCTACAGCAGGCCTAATACGATCTGCAGCTTCCTGCGTGAAAAAGATTCTGAGGAGTCTGCTCAGGCCCATGACAAATTGACTGAAGAGTTAGAGGGAGAGGTGAGTGGTGGGGGAAATTCTGACACGAACTGTGatctggagaagcagcagagcttgGAAATGGATGTCTCAATTCCTCTGCCTGACAGCCCTGCTTCTGGGGCAGAGGATTCTCCTTCTGGAAGTGTTGCCTTAGATGATGCCCCTCCATGA
- the GTF3C6 gene encoding general transcription factor 3C polypeptide 6 isoform X2, with protein sequence MVELSGIIDSDFLEKCENKCKILGIETEKPILQVDRYVFAGEYEDTLGTCVVFEENTEHDAEGNQKVQLKYKCHTVKKLNMTRTLLTEKKEGEENVDGVEWLQIKDRDFSYSRPNTICSFLREKDSEESAQAHDKLTEELEGEVSGGGNSDTNCDLEKQQSLEMDVSIPLPDSPASGAEDSPSGSVALDDAPP encoded by the exons ATGGTGGAACTGTCAGGAATTATTGATTCAGACTTCCTagagaaatgtgaaaacaaGTGCAAGATTCTG GGAATAGAGACAGAGAAACCCATTTTACAAGTGGACAGATATGTATTTGCAGGAGAATATGAAG ATACCCTGGGAACCTGTGTGGTTTTTGAAGAGAACACAGAGCATG ATGCAGAAGGCAACCAAAAAGTACAGCTGAAATACAAGTGCCACACAGTGAAGAAGTTGAACATGACGCGGACACTTTtgacagaaaagaaggaaggagaagagaacGTTG aTGGAGTGGAGTGGTTACAGATCAAGGACAGGGATTTTTCCTACAGCAGGCCTAATACGATCTGCAGCTTCCTGCGTGAAAAAGATTCTGAGGAGTCTGCTCAGGCCCATGACAAATTGACTGAAGAGTTAGAGGGAGAGGTGAGTGGTGGGGGAAATTCTGACACGAACTGTGatctggagaagcagcagagcttgGAAATGGATGTCTCAATTCCTCTGCCTGACAGCCCTGCTTCTGGGGCAGAGGATTCTCCTTCTGGAAGTGTTGCCTTAGATGATGCCCCTCCATGA
- the RPF2 gene encoding ribosome production factor 2 homolog → MDPLDRVVKPKTKRAKRFLEKREPKLQENTKIAMLIKGGNANLRVTEVLKDIYAVKKPFAVLYRKKNITRPFEDQTSLEFFSKKSDCSLFLFGSHNKKRPNNLVIGRMFDYHVLDMIELGVEKFVSLKDVKNSKCPEGTKPMLIFAGDMFDVNEEYRRLKSLLIDFFRGPTVPNIRLAGLEYVLHFTAVDGKIYMRSYKVLLKKSGCKIPRIELEEMGPSLDLVMRRTHLASDDLYKLSLKQPKALKPKKKKNISHDVFGTTYGRIHMQKQDLGKLQTRKMKGLKKRPAEKAAEDSGVSPKKSKSA, encoded by the exons ATGGACCCGCTGGATCGGGTGGT AAAACCTAAAACTAAGAGAGCAAAAAGGTTTCTTGAGAAGAGAGAACCCAAGCtgcaggaaaatacaaaaattgcTATGCTCATAAAAGGAGGAAATGCAAATTTAAGGGTGACTGAAGTGCTTAAAGACATT TATGCTGTGAAGAAGCCTTTTGCTGTACTGTATAGAAA gaaaaatattACCAGGCCTTTTGAGGATCAAACATCATTG gaatttttttctaagaaatcaGATTGTTCCTTGTTTCTGTTTGGCTCTCATAACAAGAAGCGACCGAACAACCTGGTAATAG GTCGCATGTTTGACTATCATGTCTTAGATATGATTGAGCTAGGTGTTGAGAAGTTTGTATCCCTAAAAGACGTCAAG AACAGTAAGTGTCCTGAAGGAACAAAACCGATGCTTATATTTGCTGGTGACATGTTTGATGTAAATGAAGAATACAGAAGACTGAAGAGCCTTCTTATTG ATTTCTTCAGAGGTCCTACCGTGCCCAATATTCGTCTGGCTGGTTTAGAGTACGTCCTGCATTTCACAGCTGTAGATGGGAAAATTTACATGCGAAGCTATAA GGTTCTTCTGAAGAAATCTGGCTGTAAAATACCAAGAATTGAACTGGAAGAGATGGGACCTTCATTAGATCTGGTTATGAGGAGGACACATTTAGCTTCAGATGACCTTTATAAGCTGTCTTTAAAGCAGCCAAAAGCCCTGAAG cctaagaagaaaaagaatatctCCCATGATGTGTTCGGTACAACTTACGGCCGGATCCACATGCAGAAGCAAGATCTTGGGAAACTGCAGACACGGAAAatgaaaggattaaaaaagaGGCCAGCAGAGAAGGCAGCTGAAGATAGTGGGGTTAGTCCCAAAAAGTCAAAATCAGCTTGA